The genomic segment GTTAGCTCAGCCAATAACTGGACTTAGTTCATTCATATCCTCGCCAGATCCTGCTTATTCTGGAAATATGATTTCATCATTTGCTTTCGTAGTATTTGCTATATTTGCTTATGGTGGTATTGAAGTTGTTGGAGGACTAGTTGACGAAACAGAAAATGCTGAAAAAAACTTCCCTAAGGGTGTTGTTATTTCAGCAATTGTTATCTCAGTTGGATACGCACTTGGACTATTCCTTGTTGGTATATTTACTAACTGGTCAACTGTTATGACTGGAAATGGCGTTCACTTAGGTAATGTTGGTTATGTAGTAATGAGTAACCTAGGATATTCTCTTGGTAGCGCATTCGGTGCAAGCGAAGCAACATGTTTAGCTTTGGCGCATGGAGTAGCTAGATTCGTTGGGCTTTCAATGTTCTTAGCTTTAGCCGGTGCATTCTTTACATTAATGTTTTCTCCATTAAAACAATTAATTGAAGGTACTCCAGCTAAATTATGGCCTGGGAAAATGGCAGAAATGAAAAATGGAATGCCTCAAAGGGCTATGTGGATTCAAGCTACAATAGTTTGTGTTATTATTGCTCTTGTATCCTTTGGTGGAGAGAATATGTCAGGTTTCTTCGTTGTATTAGTAGCTATGACTAATGTAGCTATGACTCTTCCATACATGTTTATAGCTTTTGCTTTTGCACCATTTAAGAAAAACAAAGATATTATTAAGCCTTTTGAAATATTCAAAACTGAAAGAAGTGCACTAATATGGACAATAGTTGTTATGTTCACTGTTGGATTTGCAAACTTCTTCTCAATAATACAACCAGCACTGGAAGGAAAATTGAGCATAACACTTTGGAGTATAGGTGGCCCGATATTTTTTGCGGCTGTTGCCTGGTTTATGTATAGCCACTATGAAAAGAAATATTTAAATAAAAATATACCCTTTACAAATAAAAATTTTAAATAAGTCTATGCTGAATCAAAAAGATGATTTCTGTGTTGTGCACAGAAATCATTTTTTTGCTTTTCACATTATATTATATAATTTCCTCAATAAATAATTTTATTATTATTCCATTTACCTGATTTCATGTAGATTATACACATTACAAGTGATGCGAATGTTGCAAGAGGAGAAGCAAATCCAATTTCATATAGAGTCATACCTACTATTTTACTTAAAACAAAAGATAACGGTATACGAATGATAAATGTAGCAATTAAACTGTGAATCATTGGAAATAACGAATTACCACAACCACTAAAAAACGAGTTCATACAAAATACAAAGCATACCAAAATGCAATCGATGCTGTATGATTTAATATATAATGCAGCTGTTTCTATGACCGCTGTATCCCTAGAAAACAATGCTGTAAGCGATGTTGGATTCCATTGTGCATATGCATAACATATTATTCCTAATATTAATGAGCATCCCGTGCCTATATACAAACATTGTTTTGCTCTTTCCTTCTTTCCTGCCCCCATATTCTGAGCTGTCATCGCTGCAATTGCTGAAGCAAATGCAATCGTTGGAAGCATTGTAAATACAATTATTTTTTCGACAACACCTACAGATGCAGAAGCAGTAAGTCCCATTACATTAATAACTGCTGTAATTATTATAAAAGAAATATTAATTAAACCATCCTGTAATGCTATTGGTAATCCTAGCTTAAATACCTTCTTTGCTTTTCCTGCTTCAATCCTAATATGACTACGATGAAACTCAAAGTTAAAACCTATCTTTTTTATATACAGCACCCCAATTATGAAGCTTATAGCTTGAGCAGCTATAGTAGCAATTGCAGCTCCTGGCGCCCCCATATGGAACCCACCCACTAATATTAAATCTACCATAATATTAGTTACGCAAGCTACCGCAATAAAGAATAATGGTGCTTTTGAATTGCCTAGCCCTCGCAGAATACCACTCAACGCATTGTACCCTATAATAAATGGAATACCACAAGAACAGATAAAAATATATTCTTTTGTGTATTTAAATGCCTCTGTTGGCGTATTCATTAAATTTGTAATAGTACCTGTCATTACCACCATAATTACAGTCAACACAGCTGCTATTATACCAAATGTACAAATGATAGTTCCAACTGACTCTGCAATATCTTTATATTTTTTTGCACCCAAATAGTTGCCAATTAAAATAGTACCTCCAGTTGTTAATCCAAGGATAACGCTTGTGATTGTCTGCATAATCTGGCTTCCTGTTGCCACAGCAGAAACTTGCGCCGAATTATCAAACTGTCCAACAACCAACAAATCAGCTGCACCATAGAGTGCTTGCAACAAGCTTGCTAATAGAAACGGAAATGCAAATTTTAAAAGCGTTGGGATAACCTTACCCTCTGTTAAAGTATTCTCTTGTTTCATAATAACCTTTCCTTCTGTTAAAATGTTCTGTTGTGTCATAATATGTGCCTCCTAAAATAAAAAAATGCTGGATAAGGAAGTTGGCTTTATCCAACCATCTTATCCAGCATATAATTATCTATATACCCTCCGATGAACAGTAGCAATCGTAACACATATGTTCAATATTGTCAAAAATAAAACAAAGACATTTTTACCTATTGACAATTGCTTTTACGAGTAATATACTAAGCAATAACAACTGAATACAACTTATCCAGAGCGGCAGAGGGACTGGCCCGATGATGCCCGACAACCAGCATTCTTAAGTGGAGTGCAATGGTGTCAATTCCATCAGATTATAAAATCTGAAAGATAAGGACGATAGCAAATTTTATAATACAATTTTATTGTTTATTAAAGTTAATCACGCTGCTTTCCTTATAGGAAAGCAGCTTTTTTTTATAAGATGCCTAATTACAAGGAGGATGCAAATGCCAATAAAAATACCTGACAATCTTCCAGCGTTTAAAACTTTAAATAAAGAGAACATTTTTACTATTACAGAAGACTGCGCATTTCACCAAGATATTCGGCCTTTAAAAATTGTGATTTTAAACCTTATGCCAACAAAAATCGATACTGAAACACAAATTTTAAGACTTCTTGGGAACTCTCCACTACAGATTGATATAGTTCTTCTTCACCCTGCAAGCCATGCATGTAAAAATATATCGCAGGAACATTTAATTAAATTTTATAACACTTTTGAAGAAATAAAGAATTCTAGATTTGATGGAATGATAATAACTGGAGCGCCAATTGAAAGTATTCCCTTTGAAGAAGTGGATTACTGGGAGGAGCTTAAAAAAATTATGGAATGGAGTGTTCACAATGTATACTCTACCTTGCATATTTGTTGGGGTGCTCAAGCAGGGCTTCATTATCATTACGGAGTGCAAAAACATAAACTTGATAGTAAAGTATTTGGAGTGTTTAAACATAAAATAACAAAGCAAAACGTTAAACTTTTGAGTGGATTTGATGATGAATTTTATGTTCCACATTCAAGACATACTGAAATAAGAAAAGTTGATATTGATAAAATAGATGAGCTTGAAATTTTATCAGAATCTGAGGAATCAGGCATTTACATTGTATCAGCAAAAAAGGGAAGACAAATTTTTATAACCGGGCATTCAGAGTATGATCCATTAACATTAAAAAATGAATATGACAGGGATATAGCAAACGGCTTAAATATAAATGTCCCCAAAAATTATTATCCAAAAGACGATCCATTAAAAATACCTATCGTAAAATGGAGAGGTCACTCAAGTTTGCTTTTTTTAAACTGGTTAAATTATTATGTTTATCAGGAGACACCTTACAATTTGGTGTACCTAGAATAATACATATAAAAGTTGGGCCCCTAGTAACTTAGGGACCCAACTCTAAATATTGAACTTTATTAAAATTTAATCTGTATTAGAAATACGTTTCTTAAATTCTTCCATGTCATGGAATGAACTTATATATACCCTATGTAAGGAAAGTATACCATCCTCTTTGGAAGACCATCTGCCGTCAGTACTAAAAGCCATTGTATACCCTGCTTCTCGTACAGCCTCAATTGAAGTTTTGCTGTATCCACCATAAGGGTAGGAAAAGAATTTTATTTGTTTATTTAATATTTTTTCCAAATCTTTTTTAGATTTAACTAAAGTTTCTAGTTGCTTATCCTTAGGCATCTCTTTTAAATTTTCATGCTTTACGGTATGACTCCCTATTTCCACTCCATATTTTTCCATTTCCACAAGCTGTTTCGAAGTCATATAGTTAGGACTTTTATCAATACTACCAGTAATAACAAAAATT from the Clostridium sp. CM027 genome contains:
- the yjeM gene encoding glutamate/gamma-aminobutyrate family transporter YjeM translates to MSEKVKSTKHLTLVSLVLMIFTSVYGFNNIPRSFYKMGYAAIPWYILSGITFFIPFAFMLSEFGAAFKDEKGGIYSWMEKSVGAKFAFMATFMWYASYVIWMVNVASGIWVPISNAIFGKDITQTCSLFGLTGPKTLGILGMLWIIFVTFISTKGLDKIKKVTSLGGTAVALLNVVLLVGSLLVLIGNHGQLAQPITGLSSFISSPDPAYSGNMISSFAFVVFAIFAYGGIEVVGGLVDETENAEKNFPKGVVISAIVISVGYALGLFLVGIFTNWSTVMTGNGVHLGNVGYVVMSNLGYSLGSAFGASEATCLALAHGVARFVGLSMFLALAGAFFTLMFSPLKQLIEGTPAKLWPGKMAEMKNGMPQRAMWIQATIVCVIIALVSFGGENMSGFFVVLVAMTNVAMTLPYMFIAFAFAPFKKNKDIIKPFEIFKTERSALIWTIVVMFTVGFANFFSIIQPALEGKLSITLWSIGGPIFFAAVAWFMYSHYEKKYLNKNIPFTNKNFK
- the metA gene encoding homoserine O-succinyltransferase; translated protein: MPIKIPDNLPAFKTLNKENIFTITEDCAFHQDIRPLKIVILNLMPTKIDTETQILRLLGNSPLQIDIVLLHPASHACKNISQEHLIKFYNTFEEIKNSRFDGMIITGAPIESIPFEEVDYWEELKKIMEWSVHNVYSTLHICWGAQAGLHYHYGVQKHKLDSKVFGVFKHKITKQNVKLLSGFDDEFYVPHSRHTEIRKVDIDKIDELEILSESEESGIYIVSAKKGRQIFITGHSEYDPLTLKNEYDRDIANGLNINVPKNYYPKDDPLKIPIVKWRGHSSLLFLNWLNYYVYQETPYNLVYLE
- a CDS encoding MATE family efflux transporter, which encodes MTQQNILTEGKVIMKQENTLTEGKVIPTLLKFAFPFLLASLLQALYGAADLLVVGQFDNSAQVSAVATGSQIMQTITSVILGLTTGGTILIGNYLGAKKYKDIAESVGTIICTFGIIAAVLTVIMVVMTGTITNLMNTPTEAFKYTKEYIFICSCGIPFIIGYNALSGILRGLGNSKAPLFFIAVACVTNIMVDLILVGGFHMGAPGAAIATIAAQAISFIIGVLYIKKIGFNFEFHRSHIRIEAGKAKKVFKLGLPIALQDGLINISFIIITAVINVMGLTASASVGVVEKIIVFTMLPTIAFASAIAAMTAQNMGAGKKERAKQCLYIGTGCSLILGIICYAYAQWNPTSLTALFSRDTAVIETAALYIKSYSIDCILVCFVFCMNSFFSGCGNSLFPMIHSLIATFIIRIPLSFVLSKIVGMTLYEIGFASPLATFASLVMCIIYMKSGKWNNNKIIY